One Pseudomonas sp. MH9.2 DNA segment encodes these proteins:
- a CDS encoding AAA family ATPase, with protein MTSLHADEAFLGHYQLSHDPFATRVPGFKFFPAQRKPVLGQLHHLARYSQLLLVVTGPHGSGKTLLRQALVASTNKQSVQSVVVSARGASDAAGVMRQVAQALNVVQPEMRAILSQVVQLALTGQEVYLLVDDAEQLGESALEALLGLAAGTPEGRPHVFLFGESSLIDRLEQLSAEEERFHVIELQPYTEEETREYLAQRLDGAGQGIELFTADQITDIHERSDGWPGAINQVARDAMIEAMIASRTAVKRPSMGFKMPKKHVLALGAVVVVGIMAAWLMPGRSNNSATAPAAPPANAQAQLPLGQGQPTAQQSNNQGGPAIEFAGNSQPMPLPLVGKSQPVMRGPLAEAAGNAEDDEPGPAGGTSRQPPTVTTTAPPVGVPAGPAPTPAPARPAAAVAAAKPVAPVVKPAPVQVATAKPAPKVAEKVTEKPAASSAPASGGNWYAGQAPGHYVVQIVGTSSEAAAQAIIKENGGEYRYFKKNLQGKPLYVVTYGNFSDRAAALAAIKVLPAKVQAGKPWPRTVASVQQELAATH; from the coding sequence ATGACTAGTTTGCACGCCGACGAGGCCTTCCTCGGCCATTACCAGTTGAGTCATGACCCCTTTGCAACGCGGGTACCTGGCTTCAAGTTCTTCCCGGCTCAGCGCAAACCCGTGCTCGGTCAGCTTCATCACCTGGCGCGCTATAGCCAGTTGCTGCTTGTAGTCACAGGCCCGCACGGCAGCGGTAAAACGTTGCTGCGCCAGGCGCTGGTCGCCAGCACCAACAAACAATCGGTGCAGAGCGTGGTGGTTTCTGCGCGTGGCGCCAGCGACGCTGCAGGTGTCATGCGTCAGGTCGCTCAGGCCCTAAACGTGGTTCAGCCGGAAATGCGTGCGATCCTGTCTCAGGTCGTGCAATTGGCGCTGACCGGACAGGAGGTCTATTTATTGGTGGACGACGCCGAACAACTCGGCGAATCCGCACTCGAAGCTTTGCTCGGGTTGGCAGCAGGTACGCCTGAAGGTCGCCCGCATGTGTTCCTGTTCGGCGAGTCGTCATTGATCGACCGTCTGGAGCAGCTCAGCGCCGAGGAAGAGCGTTTTCACGTCATTGAGTTGCAACCGTACACCGAAGAAGAAACCCGCGAGTACCTGGCTCAGCGCCTGGACGGTGCAGGTCAAGGCATCGAGTTGTTCACGGCTGATCAGATCACCGATATCCATGAGCGCTCCGATGGTTGGCCGGGCGCGATCAACCAGGTCGCCCGCGATGCAATGATCGAAGCGATGATCGCCAGCCGCACTGCGGTCAAGCGTCCAAGTATGGGGTTCAAGATGCCGAAGAAACATGTGTTGGCTTTGGGTGCAGTAGTCGTGGTCGGGATAATGGCCGCATGGTTGATGCCAGGCCGTAGCAACAACAGCGCCACCGCGCCTGCAGCGCCGCCAGCGAATGCGCAAGCACAACTGCCACTGGGTCAGGGGCAGCCGACTGCTCAGCAATCGAATAATCAGGGTGGTCCGGCCATTGAGTTTGCCGGTAACTCGCAGCCGATGCCTTTGCCGTTGGTAGGTAAATCGCAGCCCGTCATGCGTGGGCCATTGGCCGAGGCAGCTGGCAATGCAGAGGATGATGAGCCGGGTCCCGCTGGCGGCACCTCGCGTCAGCCGCCTACAGTCACCACCACGGCTCCGCCAGTAGGTGTGCCAGCAGGCCCGGCACCGACTCCGGCGCCAGCCCGTCCGGCTGCAGCTGTTGCCGCTGCCAAGCCAGTAGCGCCAGTCGTCAAGCCAGCGCCCGTTCAGGTCGCGACAGCCAAGCCAGCGCCAAAAGTGGCGGAAAAAGTAACGGAAAAACCTGCTGCCTCCTCCGCGCCAGCCTCGGGTGGTAACTGGTACGCCGGTCAGGCGCCGGGCCATTATGTCGTGCAAATTGTGGGTACAAGCTCGGAAGCCGCTGCTCAGGCGATCATTAAAGAGAACGGTGGCGAGTACCGGTATTTCAAGAAAAACCTGCAAGGCAAACCACTGTATGTAGTGACCTACGGTAACTTTTCTGACCGCGCTGCTGCCCTTGCAGCCATCAAGGTATTGCCAGCCAAGGTTCAGGCTGGTAAACCTTGGCCTCGTACTGTCGCCAGCGTCCAACAGGAACTGGCTGCAACGCACTGA
- the aroB gene encoding 3-dehydroquinate synthase — protein sequence MQTLKVELGERSYPIHIGEGLLDRLDLLAPHIAGRQVAIVSNATVAPLYLERLTRTLSTYNVLPVVLPDGEAFKNWETLQTIFDALLTARHDRRTTVIALGGGVVGDMAGFAAACYQRGVDFIQVPTTLLSQVDSSVGGKTGINHPLGKNMVGAFYQPNVVLIDTTTLNTLPARELSAGLAEVIKYGLICDEPFLTWLEENVDQLRALDQAALTVAIERSCAAKAAVVGADERETGVRATLNLGHTFGHAIETHMGYGVWLHGEAVAAGTVMALEMSARLGWITQQERDRGIRLFQRAGLPVVPPEEMTVDDFLEHMAIDKKVIDGRLRLVLLRRIGEAVVTADYPKEVLQATLGADYRALVDQLRG from the coding sequence ATGCAGACACTTAAGGTCGAGCTTGGCGAGCGAAGCTATCCGATTCACATTGGCGAAGGCTTGTTGGATCGGCTTGATCTGCTGGCGCCGCACATCGCCGGACGACAAGTGGCGATTGTTTCCAATGCGACTGTCGCGCCACTCTACCTTGAGCGATTGACTCGCACGCTGAGCACTTACAACGTGCTGCCCGTAGTGCTTCCCGATGGCGAAGCCTTCAAAAACTGGGAAACCCTGCAAACCATTTTCGATGCCTTGCTCACCGCTCGGCATGACCGCCGTACCACTGTTATCGCCTTGGGTGGCGGGGTGGTGGGCGATATGGCTGGTTTTGCTGCGGCCTGCTATCAGCGCGGCGTGGATTTCATCCAGGTGCCCACCACCTTGCTGTCCCAAGTGGATTCGTCGGTGGGTGGCAAGACCGGCATCAACCATCCGCTGGGCAAGAACATGGTGGGTGCGTTCTATCAGCCCAATGTGGTGCTGATTGATACGACGACGCTCAATACCCTGCCTGCGCGCGAGTTGTCGGCGGGGCTGGCTGAGGTCATCAAGTACGGCCTGATCTGCGATGAGCCGTTCCTGACCTGGCTGGAAGAAAATGTCGATCAGTTGCGGGCCCTCGATCAGGCGGCCCTGACGGTTGCAATCGAGCGCTCCTGTGCGGCCAAGGCCGCGGTGGTGGGCGCCGATGAGCGAGAGACGGGGGTGCGCGCGACGCTTAACCTGGGTCACACCTTCGGCCACGCTATCGAAACCCACATGGGTTATGGCGTCTGGCTGCACGGTGAAGCCGTGGCGGCGGGTACGGTGATGGCGCTTGAGATGTCTGCGCGTCTCGGCTGGATCACCCAGCAAGAACGTGATCGCGGGATTCGTCTGTTCCAGCGCGCCGGGCTGCCAGTCGTGCCGCCAGAAGAGATGACTGTGGATGACTTCCTCGAACACATGGCAATTGACAAGAAGGTGATCGATGGTCGCTTGCGCCTGGTCCTGCTGCGGCGGATCGGCGAAGCCGTTGTGACTGCCGATTATCCAAAAGAAGTATTACAGGCCACGCTGGGGGCGGACTACCGCGCCTTGGTGGATCAGCTTAGAGGTTAA
- the aroK gene encoding shikimate kinase AroK produces MRNLILVGPMGAGKSTIGRLLAKELRLPFKDSDKEIELRTGANIPWIFDKEGEPGFRDREQAVIAELCESDGVVLATGGGAVMRSENRQALHAGGRVVYLHASVEQQVERTARDRNRPLLRNADPARVLRDLLAIRDPLYREIADLVVETDERPPRMVVLDILTRLAELAPR; encoded by the coding sequence GTGCGAAATTTGATACTTGTTGGACCGATGGGGGCGGGCAAAAGCACCATCGGTCGCTTGCTGGCCAAAGAGCTGCGACTACCGTTCAAAGATTCCGACAAGGAAATTGAGCTGCGTACCGGCGCCAATATCCCGTGGATTTTCGATAAGGAAGGCGAGCCGGGCTTTCGCGACCGCGAGCAGGCGGTGATTGCTGAGCTGTGCGAGTCCGATGGTGTCGTGCTGGCGACCGGTGGTGGCGCAGTGATGCGCAGTGAAAACCGTCAGGCGCTGCATGCCGGAGGGCGTGTGGTGTATTTGCACGCCTCGGTCGAGCAGCAGGTCGAACGTACAGCCCGTGATCGCAATCGGCCGTTGCTGCGTAACGCCGATCCGGCACGGGTATTGCGCGATCTGCTGGCAATCCGTGATCCGCTCTACCGGGAAATCGCCGATCTTGTGGTGGAAACCGATGAGCGGCCGCCGCGGATGGTGGTGCTGGACATCCTTACGCGTCTGGCCGAGCTTGCTCCTCGTTAA